From a region of the Nonlabens sp. Hel1_33_55 genome:
- a CDS encoding DinB family protein: MIFRRDIRPSEYAAYYEPYIDSIPLESDMLFLLRDNLHEIISLIKDLEKPLDHRYASDKWSIGELLMHCIDTERIFFYRALSFMRGDATNLPGFDQDLYVRGLRDFAFAKANLISSIEITRASTLDLFETATAESLNNLGVGNGNSMSVRSIPFVICGHWKHHLKIIADRY; encoded by the coding sequence ATGATATTCCGCAGGGACATTAGGCCGTCAGAATACGCAGCTTATTACGAACCATACATTGATAGCATACCGCTGGAAAGCGATATGCTATTTCTGCTTAGGGATAATCTACATGAGATTATATCGCTCATCAAGGATCTTGAAAAGCCACTGGATCATCGCTATGCGTCAGATAAATGGAGCATTGGAGAACTCTTGATGCACTGCATTGATACAGAGCGCATCTTTTTTTACAGAGCCTTATCTTTTATGAGAGGAGATGCAACTAATTTACCCGGTTTTGACCAAGATCTATATGTTCGTGGTTTGCGGGATTTCGCTTTCGCGAAAGCGAACTTAATTTCATCCATAGAGATAACTCGAGCTTCAACTTTAGATTTATTCGAAACTGCAACTGCAGAATCGCTTAATAATCTAGGCGTAGGTAATGGTAACTCAATGTCAGTAAGATCCATTCCATTTGTAATTTGTGGCCACTGGAAGCATCACCTTAAAATCATAGCCGATAGATATTAA
- a CDS encoding type 1 glutamine amidotransferase domain-containing protein, translated as MNKNVAILATNGFEESELSSPKKAFEDAGATVHIVSPEGGEIKAWADGNWSKSYKVDKKLSEVSASDYDALMLPGGVINPDSLRTNEDAISFIKDFFKQKKPVSAICHGPWSLINAEVVEGRKMTSYHTIRKDLENAGANWVDEEVVTDQGFVTSRNPDDLPAFNKKIVEELKEGKHDRQHA; from the coding sequence ATGAATAAGAACGTAGCAATATTAGCAACTAACGGATTTGAGGAAAGCGAACTTTCCAGCCCCAAAAAAGCATTTGAAGATGCAGGAGCAACCGTACATATAGTAAGTCCAGAAGGTGGAGAAATTAAAGCCTGGGCAGATGGTAATTGGTCCAAATCATATAAGGTAGATAAAAAATTAAGTGAAGTCAGTGCTAGTGATTATGACGCATTGATGTTACCTGGAGGTGTCATCAATCCAGATAGTCTTAGAACTAATGAAGATGCCATTTCTTTTATCAAGGATTTTTTTAAGCAGAAAAAACCAGTTAGTGCCATTTGTCACGGGCCATGGTCACTAATTAACGCAGAAGTTGTTGAAGGAAGAAAAATGACTTCATATCACACAATCCGCAAGGACCTTGAAAATGCTGGAGCGAACTGGGTAGATGAAGAAGTTGTAACAGATCAGGGATTTGTCACTAGTAGAAATCCAGATGATCTTCCAGCTTTCAACAAGAAGATCGTTGAAGAGTTGAAAGAAGGAAAACATGACAGACAACATGCATAA
- the dnaN gene encoding DNA polymerase III subunit beta, whose protein sequence is MKFIVSSSYLQKHLQLLGGVINNNNTLPILDNFLLELVGNELKVSASDMETTIISRLNVESQDDGQIAIPARLLLDTLKTFPEQPLTFHAEGTMMTVSHDKGKSEIACAPAEEFPKAVQLQDPSSTSVMGDTLATAINKTIFAAGNDDLRPVMSGVFFQFASDSLTFVATDAHKLVRYKREDVTASQTAEFIMPKKPLNLLKSILQGSEADVLIEYNESNAQFTFENTTIICRLIDGKYPNYEAVIPKENPNKLTISRTQFLNSVRRVSIFSNKTTHQIRLKMAGAELNISAEDLDYSNKADERLTCDYQGDDMQIGFNSRFLIEMLNNLNCDDVSLEMSLPNRAGILTPVDGLDEGENVTMLVMPVMLNQ, encoded by the coding sequence ATGAAGTTTATAGTATCCAGTTCCTATTTACAAAAGCACCTTCAATTACTAGGTGGCGTGATAAATAATAACAACACGTTGCCTATTCTTGACAATTTCCTACTGGAATTGGTAGGTAATGAATTGAAAGTCTCTGCATCTGATATGGAGACTACGATAATCAGTCGATTAAACGTTGAAAGTCAAGATGACGGTCAAATTGCTATTCCTGCTCGGTTACTATTGGACACATTAAAAACTTTCCCTGAACAACCATTGACCTTCCATGCAGAAGGAACGATGATGACGGTAAGTCACGATAAAGGAAAGTCTGAGATTGCTTGTGCTCCTGCTGAGGAGTTTCCTAAAGCAGTTCAATTGCAAGATCCAAGCAGTACTTCTGTAATGGGAGATACACTAGCTACAGCTATTAACAAAACTATTTTTGCCGCTGGTAATGATGACCTAAGACCTGTGATGAGTGGTGTATTCTTCCAATTTGCCAGTGATTCATTGACGTTTGTTGCAACAGATGCACATAAGTTAGTGCGTTATAAGAGAGAAGATGTAACTGCCAGCCAGACTGCGGAGTTTATAATGCCTAAGAAGCCACTTAATCTTTTAAAATCCATACTTCAGGGAAGTGAGGCTGATGTCCTTATTGAATACAACGAGAGTAATGCTCAATTCACTTTTGAAAATACAACCATAATTTGCCGATTAATAGACGGAAAATATCCCAATTATGAAGCCGTAATTCCTAAGGAAAATCCTAATAAACTTACTATTTCAAGAACGCAATTCTTAAATAGTGTGCGACGAGTGAGTATTTTCTCGAATAAAACCACTCACCAAATAAGACTCAAGATGGCTGGAGCAGAATTAAACATTTCTGCTGAAGATCTTGATTACAGCAACAAGGCTGACGAACGCCTAACTTGTGATTACCAAGGTGATGATATGCAGATTGGATTTAATAGCCGTTTCCTAATTGAAATGCTTAACAACCTGAACTGCGATGATGTATCTCTAGAGATGTCTTTGCCTAATCGTGCTGGTATTCTAACACCTGTAGACGGACTGGATGAAGGTGAGAATGTTACCATGCTTGTAATGCCGGTAATGCTTAACCAATAG
- a CDS encoding Lrp/AsnC family transcriptional regulator — protein MRAKIDEIDKQILDVLIENTRTPFTDIAKRLNISAGTVHVRVKKMEESGIIHGSSLTVDYHQLGYNFIAYIGVYLDRTSQTQFVLGRIAEIPYVTVAHITTGKFNIFCKIRARDTTHAKKIIFLLDDIDGVSRTETMISLEESINDKKRLLHKVFQDL, from the coding sequence ATGAGGGCTAAGATAGACGAGATCGACAAGCAGATTCTTGATGTGTTGATTGAAAATACCAGAACACCTTTTACTGACATTGCCAAAAGACTAAATATTTCCGCTGGAACGGTTCATGTGAGAGTGAAAAAGATGGAAGAATCAGGGATTATCCATGGTTCTTCACTTACAGTGGATTATCATCAGTTGGGTTATAATTTCATTGCTTACATAGGAGTATATCTTGATCGCACCAGTCAAACACAATTTGTATTGGGGCGTATTGCAGAGATTCCTTACGTCACCGTGGCACATATCACTACAGGCAAATTCAACATATTTTGTAAAATTAGAGCAAGAGATACTACGCATGCAAAGAAGATCATCTTCTTATTAGATGATATTGATGGAGTAAGCCGCACAGAGACCATGATTAGTCTTGAGGAGAGCATCAACGATAAGAAAAGGCTGCTACACAAAGTATTTCAGGATCTATAA